The Syngnathus typhle isolate RoL2023-S1 ecotype Sweden linkage group LG3, RoL_Styp_1.0, whole genome shotgun sequence genome window below encodes:
- the septin9b gene encoding septin 9b isoform X4 codes for METLEMDSSCSETHCDREIETPRSEVSLGHSNMSDYTKPHHANPPHGKGDKAHHGGGGDFSYVGIDSILEQMRRKAMKQGFELNIMVVGQSGLGKSTLMNTLFKSKVSRKSVEPDAGDRIPKTVEIKSISHDVEEKGVRMKLTVIDTPGFGDQINNENCWQPIMKFINDQYEAYLQEEINIDRKKRIPDSRVHCCIYFIPPTGHCLRPLDVEFMKRLSKVVNIVPVIAKADTLTLEERDYFKETIREGLRANDIDVYPQKEFDEDAEDRMINDKIREMIPFAVVGSDQEYQENGKRILGRRTKWGTIEVENIAHCEFAYLRDLLIRTHMQNIKDITGSIHYETYRVRRLNESNSHLSSHPSQRPPAQVKANGQAELLPGSGVQVNGVAIQHQVLTHEM; via the exons ATGGAGACACTGGAGATGGATTCATCTTGCAGCGAGACGCACTGCGACCGTGAAATCGAAACTCCGC GGTCAGAAGTCAGCCTGGGCCACAGCAACATGTCGGACTACACCAAGCCACACCACGCCAACCCGCCGCACGGCAAAGGCGACAAGGCTCACCACGGGGGCGGCGGAGACTTCAGCTACGTCGGCATCGACTCCATCCTGGAGCAGATGAGGAGGAAGGCTATGAAGCAAGGCTTTGAGCTCAATATCATGGTTGTGG GGCAAAGCGGCTTGGGCAAGTCCACTCTGATGAACACGCTGTTCAAATCGAAGGTGAGCCGTAAGTCTGTTGAGCCTGACGCCGGGGACAGGATTCCAAAGACCGTAGAGATCAAGTCCATCAGTCACG ATGTAGAGGAGAAAGGTGTGAGGATGAAACTGACGGTCATCGACACGCCAGGCTTTGGGGATCAGATCAACAATGAGAATTG CTGGCAGCCCATCATGAAGTTCATCAATGACCAGTACGAAGCCTACCTGCAAGAAGAGATCAACATCGACAGGAAGAAGAGGATTCCAGACTCCAGGGTGCACTGCTGCATTTACTTCATCCCGCCCACTGGCCACTG TCTGAGGCCTCTGGATGTGGAGTTCATGAAGCGTCTCAGCAAGGTGGTGAACATTGTGCCCGTCATCGCCAAGGCCGACACGCTGACGCTGGAGGAGAGGGACTACTTCAAGGAGACG ATAAGGGAAGGGCTGCGAGCCAACGATATCGACGTCTACCCTCAGAAAGAGTTTGACGAGGACGCAGAGGACAGGATGATTAATGATAAAATTAGG GAAATGATCCCGTTTGCAGTGGTGGGCAGTGACCAGGAGTACCAGGAGAACGGGAAGAGGATTCTGGGAAGGAGAACAAAATGGGGCACCATCGAGG tcGAGAACATTGCGCACTGTGAGTTCGCTTACCTGCGAGACCTTCTGATCAG gACGCACATGCAGAACATCAAAGACATCACGGGCAGCATCCATTACGAGACGTATCGCGTGCGCCGACTAAACGAGTCCAACAGTCACTTGAGCTCTCACCCGTCCCAGCGTCCTCCTGCTCAGGTCAAGGCGAACGGTCAGGCCGAGCTGCTGCCGGGCAGCGGCGTGCAGGTCAACGGAGTGGCGATCCAACATCAAGTCCTCACCCATGAGATGTAG
- the septin9b gene encoding septin 9b isoform X5 produces the protein MSDYTKPHHANPPHGKGDKAHHGGGGDFSYVGIDSILEQMRRKAMKQGFELNIMVVGQSGLGKSTLMNTLFKSKVSRKSVEPDAGDRIPKTVEIKSISHDVEEKGVRMKLTVIDTPGFGDQINNENCWQPIMKFINDQYEAYLQEEINIDRKKRIPDSRVHCCIYFIPPTGHCLRPLDVEFMKRLSKVVNIVPVIAKADTLTLEERDYFKETIREGLRANDIDVYPQKEFDEDAEDRMINDKIREMIPFAVVGSDQEYQENGKRILGRRTKWGTIEVENIAHCEFAYLRDLLIRTHMQNIKDITGSIHYETYRVRRLNESNSHLSSHPSQRPPAQVKANGQAELLPGSGVQVNGVAIQHQVLTHEM, from the exons ATGTCGGACTACACCAAGCCACACCACGCCAACCCGCCGCACGGCAAAGGCGACAAGGCTCACCACGGGGGCGGCGGAGACTTCAGCTACGTCGGCATCGACTCCATCCTGGAGCAGATGAGGAGGAAGGCTATGAAGCAAGGCTTTGAGCTCAATATCATGGTTGTGG GGCAAAGCGGCTTGGGCAAGTCCACTCTGATGAACACGCTGTTCAAATCGAAGGTGAGCCGTAAGTCTGTTGAGCCTGACGCCGGGGACAGGATTCCAAAGACCGTAGAGATCAAGTCCATCAGTCACG ATGTAGAGGAGAAAGGTGTGAGGATGAAACTGACGGTCATCGACACGCCAGGCTTTGGGGATCAGATCAACAATGAGAATTG CTGGCAGCCCATCATGAAGTTCATCAATGACCAGTACGAAGCCTACCTGCAAGAAGAGATCAACATCGACAGGAAGAAGAGGATTCCAGACTCCAGGGTGCACTGCTGCATTTACTTCATCCCGCCCACTGGCCACTG TCTGAGGCCTCTGGATGTGGAGTTCATGAAGCGTCTCAGCAAGGTGGTGAACATTGTGCCCGTCATCGCCAAGGCCGACACGCTGACGCTGGAGGAGAGGGACTACTTCAAGGAGACG ATAAGGGAAGGGCTGCGAGCCAACGATATCGACGTCTACCCTCAGAAAGAGTTTGACGAGGACGCAGAGGACAGGATGATTAATGATAAAATTAGG GAAATGATCCCGTTTGCAGTGGTGGGCAGTGACCAGGAGTACCAGGAGAACGGGAAGAGGATTCTGGGAAGGAGAACAAAATGGGGCACCATCGAGG tcGAGAACATTGCGCACTGTGAGTTCGCTTACCTGCGAGACCTTCTGATCAG gACGCACATGCAGAACATCAAAGACATCACGGGCAGCATCCATTACGAGACGTATCGCGTGCGCCGACTAAACGAGTCCAACAGTCACTTGAGCTCTCACCCGTCCCAGCGTCCTCCTGCTCAGGTCAAGGCGAACGGTCAGGCCGAGCTGCTGCCGGGCAGCGGCGTGCAGGTCAACGGAGTGGCGATCCAACATCAAGTCCTCACCCATGAGATGTAG
- the LOC133151733 gene encoding uncharacterized protein LOC133151733: MNFSKLLCLVLACSEQFGQVLAAAQTTEDCTGEDNKTVTCNRKKGQDVTLKVTGTVTSWKKGTDEVNKESPKYEVNAVEKSLKIKELADGDEGTYTADGSSPEQKFQVQAVDCLGDENTPSLCQGKPGGSIRLGLSKANPTPPLGWKKEGTKISPNTDKYDKVDAATLKILNLDDDDEKEFMGGTTEAEDEKFSVQVADCFGATGTVKCPGKLGTKLKLRISAAVAGSEVKWEKEGGNLPVGNLKVGANDVGLKLEALTPADVGTYKATYNSNKVVVSFAVSVPGESGTSEDQKPTEKPKDGSGVGGLSYSPALLVTVTLVHLLLQLAA, from the exons ATGAACTTCTCCAAGCTGCTGTGCTTGGTGCTCGCGTGCAGCGAGCAATTTGGGCAAG tgctggcaGCAGCGCAGACAACAGAAGATTGCACGGGCGAAGATAACAAAACTGTGACGTGCAACCGCAAGAAGGGACAAGACGTCACATTGAAAGTCACAGGCACAGTAACATCCTGGAAGAAGGGGACTGACGAAGTCAACAAAGAAAGTCCTAAATACGAAGTAAATGCAGTTGAAAAGTCTCTGAAGATCAAGGAGCTGGCAGACGGCGACGAGGGAACCTACACGGCCGACGGCTCCTCACCAGAGCAAAAGTTCCAGGTCCAAG CGGTGGACTGCTTGGGTGACGAAAACACACCCAGCCTGTGCCAGGGCAAGCCGGGTGGCAGCATCAGATTGGGGCTCTCAAAGGCAAATCCTACCCCCCCACTCGGCTGGAAGAAGGAAGGGACGAAAATTTCGCCCAATACTGACAAGTACGACAAAGTCGACGCGGCTACCCTGAAGATCCTGAAcctggacgacgacgacgagaaAGAGTTCATGGGCGGCACCACCGAGGCAGAAGATGAAAAGTTTTCCGTCCAAG TGGCCGACTGCTTTGGCGCCACGGGAACCGTGAAGTGCCCCGGCAAGCTGGGAACAAAACTCAAATTGAGAATCTCAGCCGCAGTTGCTGGTTCTGAAGTCAAATGGGAGAAAGAGGGCGGCAATCTCCCCGTAGGCAACCTGAAAGTAGGAGCCAACGACGTAGGTCTGAAACTCGAGGCCCTGACACCAGCCGACGTGGGAACCTACAAGGCCACCTACAACTCCAACAAGGTGGTGGTGTCCTTTGCTGTCAGCGTTCCGG GTGAGTCTGGAACCAGTGAGGATCAAAAGCCAACTGAGAAGCCCAAGGACGGCAGCGGCGTCGGCGGCCTGTCCTACTCACCTGCTCTGCTGGTGACGGTCACCCTGGTGCATCTGCTGCTTCAGCTGGCCGCCTAG